The following are from one region of the Rosistilla carotiformis genome:
- a CDS encoding HD domain-containing phosphohydrolase, producing the protein MNRRVLFVDDNQKVLNSIARQFEGVLDYETANGPHEAIDLLDSENPFAVVVSDMRMPKMNGAELLTHVRTVAPDTVRIMLSGYADLQATIKAVNEGNIARFLSKPCPRELLERAIREGLEQYQLVTGQRELLEGTLQGSVTVLCAILSLVHPLAFGRVSKVQRIALAIGNQMQLENIWDLKIASMLFPLGCVSLSERALECMLEGIPVPDEERSAYEQHPSVARAMLQEIPRLENVAAIVSYQEKGFDGSGSPFDDVRGTDIPIGARILKAALNFEIALKQMSDVPAAFEKMQQQAERYDPEVLEALGRQLDVGLCQRSRRTVALADLRPGMVLAADVRLEGGKLVVASGQQVNESILRNLETFCEFGQIDGRFEIEAVPGSEHAECEAVC; encoded by the coding sequence ATGAACCGAAGAGTTCTGTTTGTTGATGATAATCAGAAAGTGTTGAATAGTATCGCACGCCAATTCGAAGGAGTGCTTGATTACGAAACGGCCAATGGGCCGCACGAAGCAATCGATCTGCTGGATTCTGAAAATCCATTTGCCGTCGTTGTTTCGGATATGCGGATGCCCAAGATGAATGGCGCCGAATTGCTGACGCACGTCCGCACGGTTGCTCCCGATACGGTGCGCATCATGCTCTCAGGATATGCCGACCTGCAGGCCACGATCAAAGCGGTCAATGAAGGGAACATCGCACGATTTCTTTCCAAGCCGTGTCCACGGGAACTGTTGGAACGGGCGATCCGAGAAGGTCTGGAGCAATACCAGTTGGTGACCGGGCAACGCGAACTGCTGGAAGGCACATTGCAGGGCAGCGTGACCGTGTTGTGCGCGATCCTCTCGTTGGTCCATCCGTTGGCCTTTGGGCGGGTCAGCAAAGTCCAACGGATTGCGTTGGCGATCGGAAACCAAATGCAGTTGGAAAACATCTGGGATCTGAAGATCGCATCGATGTTGTTCCCGTTGGGATGTGTCTCCCTTTCCGAACGCGCCTTGGAATGCATGCTCGAAGGGATTCCCGTTCCGGACGAAGAGCGGTCGGCGTACGAACAGCATCCGTCGGTGGCCCGTGCGATGTTGCAAGAGATTCCCCGATTGGAAAATGTCGCCGCGATTGTTTCCTATCAGGAAAAGGGCTTCGATGGCAGCGGTTCCCCCTTCGACGACGTCCGTGGAACGGACATTCCCATCGGGGCGCGGATTCTTAAGGCAGCGTTAAATTTTGAGATCGCGCTCAAACAGATGAGTGATGTCCCGGCGGCGTTTGAAAAAATGCAACAGCAGGCAGAACGGTACGATCCCGAAGTTCTCGAAGCGCTCGGCCGGCAGCTTGACGTGGGCCTGTGCCAACGCTCCCGACGAACGGTCGCGCTGGCCGACTTGCGGCCAGGGATGGTGCTGGCCGCCGATGTCCGCTTGGAAGGAGGGAAGTTGGTGGTTGCCAGTGGACAACAGGTCAATGAATCGATCCTCCGCAACCTGGAAACGTTCTGCGAGTTTGGGCAGATCGATGGTCGCTTCGAAATCGAAGCGGTTCCTGGATCGGAACACGCCGAATGCGAAGCGGTTTGCTAA
- a CDS encoding HDOD domain-containing protein: MNGNKLEGQTMRVMFVDDEPQVLRAISRMLDCADVDWDFGTASNGREAIGALQANDVDILVTDMRMPGMDGATLLDHVSRQSPGTSRIILSGQADRDTMYRAALPMHQFLSKPCDAKTLRDVLARTDAIRNAFGCADTHRVVGQISSLPTTPGLLERVVAEVNSRNGSIQKVGALIACDPGLTAKTLQLANSAMFGYNGSEYSATQAARAIGIDAMQALVAMLEHFSPMEIPEGSGFCIEQHAAHAQRVARIGCKIAQTEGWSIQLQREAYTAGLLHDIGRLISVCHSRVSRPLVGATALGSDSFWRTEVGIDEICDDKLGAYLLGLWGLPSEIVQAVALHQRPTECPLDRPSAAAVVCAADCIAHERSDPWSDRDIEHCEDLLSRLGLSGRLNTWRTAVTDEE; encoded by the coding sequence ATGAACGGGAACAAGTTAGAGGGGCAAACGATGCGTGTGATGTTTGTGGACGATGAGCCGCAGGTCCTACGTGCGATCAGTCGCATGTTGGACTGTGCCGACGTCGATTGGGACTTTGGAACCGCGAGCAACGGTCGCGAAGCGATTGGAGCACTGCAAGCGAACGATGTCGACATCTTGGTGACCGATATGCGGATGCCTGGGATGGATGGCGCGACCTTGTTGGACCATGTCAGCCGGCAGTCGCCAGGCACCTCTCGAATCATCCTGTCGGGCCAAGCCGATCGCGACACGATGTACCGGGCCGCTTTACCCATGCATCAATTTTTGTCGAAGCCTTGCGACGCGAAAACGCTTCGCGACGTCTTGGCTCGCACCGATGCAATTCGCAATGCGTTCGGATGTGCCGATACGCATCGGGTGGTCGGACAGATCTCTTCGCTACCGACGACGCCGGGACTGTTGGAGCGTGTGGTTGCGGAGGTGAACTCGCGGAATGGTTCGATTCAAAAAGTGGGAGCCCTTATCGCGTGTGATCCCGGTTTGACCGCGAAAACCTTACAGTTGGCTAATTCGGCCATGTTCGGCTACAACGGCAGCGAATACAGCGCCACCCAAGCCGCGCGAGCGATCGGAATCGACGCGATGCAGGCCCTTGTTGCCATGTTGGAACATTTTTCGCCAATGGAAATTCCCGAGGGGTCGGGGTTTTGCATCGAACAGCACGCCGCCCATGCCCAACGCGTGGCTCGCATCGGCTGCAAGATCGCCCAAACCGAAGGCTGGTCGATCCAATTGCAGCGGGAAGCCTATACGGCGGGCCTGCTTCACGACATCGGTCGATTGATTTCGGTCTGTCATTCCCGCGTTTCTCGTCCGTTGGTCGGGGCGACGGCATTGGGAAGCGATTCCTTTTGGCGCACCGAAGTGGGCATCGATGAGATTTGCGACGACAAGCTGGGGGCCTATTTGCTGGGGCTGTGGGGATTGCCGTCGGAGATCGTTCAGGCGGTGGCGTTGCATCAACGGCCGACGGAGTGCCCGCTGGATCGCCCCTCGGCTGCCGCCGTCGTATGTGCCGCCGACTGCATCGCACATGAACGATCGGATCCTTGGTCCGATCGCGACATCGAACACTGCGAAGATCTGCTTTCCAGGTTAGGGCTTTCCGGAAGACTGAATACTTGGCGTACTGCCGTCACCGACGAGGAATAA
- a CDS encoding aldehyde dehydrogenase family protein: MNLIDATNIQTALARAATAQVDWGRTDVRQRAARMHPVQTEIAQAADDLCDLVTLPQRRSKTETLSSELLPLCEALRYLQRHAAKVLKSQKQGIAGRPLWLWGTHSEIQRVPLGRVLILAPWNYPLLLAGVQTAQALVAGNAVLLKPAPGCEAATATLVDCFQAAVGTDLIQQVDSDPAVAERLIRAGVEKIVLTGSSQTGRKVMTAAAETLTPTAMELSGCDAMVVLPGADSNRVADALRFGLSFNSGATCIAPRRIFVPQEQSDHYRKLFGRRLAQQPRLHVHPAVRPRMIQVVEDAIDRGGQWVGGPWDRERFEATGTTPPLLLFGARPDWSIMSADVFAPIAAVCDYSPSDPLVELISRSPYALAASIFGPRKEAQRFAAALEVGTITINDLIVPTADPRLPFGGRRESGFGTTRGRDGLLAMTTPRVITRQTLRHPRHLTVPTAGDEEILAGILQLNFAAGWRRRLRGLGRLVQGIKQSRK, from the coding sequence GTGAACTTGATCGACGCGACAAACATTCAAACCGCGTTGGCCCGTGCCGCGACAGCCCAAGTCGATTGGGGCCGCACCGACGTTCGTCAGCGTGCGGCGCGGATGCATCCCGTTCAAACCGAAATCGCCCAAGCTGCCGACGATCTCTGCGACTTGGTCACGCTGCCACAGCGGCGATCGAAAACGGAAACCCTTTCTTCCGAATTGCTTCCCTTGTGCGAAGCGCTCCGCTACCTGCAACGCCACGCGGCGAAGGTTCTAAAAAGTCAGAAGCAGGGCATCGCTGGCAGGCCGCTTTGGCTGTGGGGAACCCACAGCGAGATCCAACGGGTTCCTCTGGGGCGTGTGCTGATCCTGGCCCCCTGGAACTACCCACTGCTTTTAGCCGGTGTTCAAACGGCACAAGCACTGGTCGCGGGGAATGCCGTGCTGCTGAAACCCGCTCCGGGATGTGAAGCCGCCACCGCGACGCTTGTCGATTGTTTCCAAGCCGCCGTGGGGACCGATCTGATCCAACAAGTCGACAGCGATCCGGCCGTGGCAGAGCGGCTGATTCGTGCGGGCGTCGAAAAGATCGTCTTGACGGGGTCGTCGCAGACCGGCCGCAAGGTGATGACCGCGGCTGCCGAGACGCTGACCCCGACGGCGATGGAATTAAGCGGCTGCGACGCGATGGTCGTTCTGCCGGGGGCGGATTCCAATCGCGTCGCCGATGCGTTGCGGTTCGGTTTGAGTTTCAACAGCGGTGCGACCTGCATCGCGCCGCGGCGGATCTTTGTCCCTCAAGAACAATCCGACCATTACCGCAAACTCTTCGGCCGTCGCTTGGCCCAGCAACCGCGGCTGCATGTCCATCCCGCCGTCCGCCCCCGGATGATCCAGGTGGTCGAAGACGCGATCGATCGTGGCGGCCAGTGGGTCGGAGGCCCCTGGGATCGGGAACGGTTCGAAGCGACCGGCACCACGCCGCCGTTGCTTTTATTTGGAGCCCGCCCCGATTGGTCGATCATGTCCGCCGATGTGTTCGCCCCGATCGCCGCGGTTTGCGATTATTCCCCCAGCGACCCGTTGGTCGAACTTATCAGCCGGTCGCCGTACGCTTTGGCCGCATCGATCTTTGGACCACGCAAAGAGGCCCAGCGATTCGCCGCTGCGCTGGAGGTTGGAACGATCACGATCAACGACCTCATTGTGCCCACCGCCGATCCTCGGCTACCCTTTGGGGGACGTCGCGAAAGCGGATTTGGAACGACACGGGGCCGCGATGGATTATTGGCGATGACGACGCCCCGGGTGATCACCCGGCAGACGCTGCGTCACCCGAGACACCTCACGGTGCCAACGGCTGGGGACGAAGAGATCTTGGCCGGAATATTGCAACTAAATTTTGCGGCCGGTTGGCGGCGGCGACTTCGTGGACTGGGGCGGCTGGTCCAAGGGATCAAGCAAAGTCGGAAATAG
- a CDS encoding ROK family protein — protein MPSSPPTTTPAEASKPLFWGVDVGGTNIKFGLVDDSGKTLHFDHIPTQESEGPQAAVDRTAAVLAKVQRDLGFSNADVPMIGLGTPGSMDIPRGYLLDPPNLPHWWNFPIRDAFAQATQRPVAFINDANAAAYGEFWVGTGQRQDSMVLLTLGTGVGGGVVVADELIDGANSFGGECGHLIVDPSPTARLCVWGGGRGQLEAYASASAVVDRTRERLTAGGTSSLSGLLGGSNSELSAKAVYLAAEQGDAMALEIVDETAFWLGIGITSIVHVIDPGLVVLGGAMDFGGETSPVGQRFLEGIRKEFHARTFAHVAKGTEIGFASLGGDAGYLGSAGFARKVYSKRMP, from the coding sequence ATGCCCAGTTCGCCTCCTACCACGACACCTGCAGAAGCCTCCAAGCCTTTGTTTTGGGGGGTGGATGTGGGTGGAACGAACATCAAGTTCGGCTTGGTAGACGATTCGGGGAAAACGCTGCATTTTGATCATATTCCGACTCAGGAATCCGAAGGCCCGCAGGCCGCCGTCGATCGAACCGCCGCGGTTCTGGCGAAGGTTCAGCGGGACTTGGGCTTCTCCAATGCCGACGTTCCGATGATTGGGCTGGGGACGCCTGGATCGATGGACATCCCGCGAGGCTATCTGTTGGATCCTCCGAATCTACCGCATTGGTGGAATTTTCCGATACGCGATGCCTTCGCCCAAGCAACCCAGCGGCCGGTTGCGTTTATTAATGACGCCAATGCAGCGGCCTACGGCGAATTTTGGGTCGGGACCGGCCAACGCCAGGATAGTATGGTGTTGTTAACGCTGGGGACCGGCGTTGGCGGCGGCGTGGTCGTTGCCGACGAATTGATCGACGGCGCGAACAGCTTTGGCGGCGAATGCGGGCATCTGATCGTCGACCCTTCACCAACGGCTCGGTTATGCGTTTGGGGAGGCGGTCGCGGCCAATTGGAAGCTTACGCGAGTGCCAGTGCGGTGGTCGATCGCACCCGCGAGCGTTTGACTGCAGGGGGGACCAGCAGCCTTTCAGGTTTATTGGGGGGCAGCAACTCCGAACTGTCGGCCAAAGCGGTCTACTTGGCAGCGGAGCAAGGGGACGCGATGGCGCTTGAAATCGTCGACGAAACCGCGTTTTGGTTGGGGATTGGAATCACGTCGATCGTGCATGTCATCGACCCAGGGTTGGTCGTGCTGGGCGGCGCGATGGATTTTGGCGGGGAAACGTCTCCGGTCGGTCAGCGATTTTTGGAAGGGATCCGGAAAGAGTTCCACGCCCGCACGTTTGCCCACGTCGCCAAGGGAACCGAAATCGGGTTCGCTTCGTTGGGCGGGGATGCCGGGTATTTGGGATCCGCCGGATTTGCCCGAAAGGTCTACAGCAAGCGGATGCCGTAG
- a CDS encoding response regulator, translating to MPNTKILVVEDDLSVAEVLIYNLKKEGFEVSRALDGRDALTQARLKLPDLVILDVMLPSLNGLEVCRTLRAGEDTKNISILMLTAKSEDSDQIAGFSIGADDYVCKPFSVAVLLQRVKALLRRREQAAAIKNQDIVTYKSVSVDRRRYKATVGEEPLDLTRSEFRLLDTLIRQPGRVFDRAELIDAALGEDTMVLERTIDVHIRALRKKLGPYADVIETVRGVGYRFSEAMHEEV from the coding sequence ATGCCGAATACAAAAATTCTCGTTGTCGAGGATGATCTAAGCGTCGCCGAGGTGTTGATTTACAATCTGAAAAAGGAAGGATTCGAGGTATCGCGTGCCCTCGATGGCCGCGATGCGCTGACCCAAGCTCGCCTGAAGCTGCCCGACCTCGTCATTCTCGACGTGATGCTTCCTTCGCTCAACGGCCTGGAAGTCTGTCGCACCTTGCGTGCGGGCGAGGACACGAAGAACATCTCGATCCTGATGCTGACCGCAAAATCGGAAGATTCCGATCAGATCGCCGGGTTCTCGATCGGTGCCGACGATTACGTTTGCAAACCGTTCAGCGTGGCGGTGCTGTTGCAACGCGTGAAAGCATTGCTGCGGCGACGCGAGCAGGCCGCGGCGATTAAGAACCAGGATATCGTCACCTACAAATCGGTCAGCGTCGATCGACGCCGCTACAAAGCGACTGTCGGAGAAGAACCGTTGGATCTGACCCGCAGCGAATTCCGCTTGCTGGACACCTTGATCCGCCAACCGGGTCGCGTATTCGATCGCGCCGAATTGATCGACGCCGCATTAGGCGAAGATACGATGGTTCTCGAACGGACGATCGACGTCCACATTCGGGCCCTCCGCAAGAAATTGGGACCCTATGCCGATGTGATCGAAACGGTTCGCGGAGTCGGATATCGATTCAGCGAAGCGATGCACGAGGAGGTCTGA
- the lepA gene encoding translation elongation factor 4, which produces MENKPPVEIRNFCIIAHIDHGKSTLADRLLEFTGTVTRREMKEQLLDDLALERQRGITIKARSVSMRYIHQGTPYEVNLIDTPGHVDFQYEVSRSLSCCEGALLLVDAFQGVEAQTVANAYNAMEHDLKIIPVINKIDLMHARADEVTEEMESSLGIDPDDVVRCSAKAGIGIEELMTAIIERVPAPTGDANAPLQAMVFDSNYDDFRGAITYVRMMNGTVKKGQKIKFLRAGSVHEVVELGQFVPQRKSCTELTAGQVGYLICNIKSLADVHIGDTVSTPGNDAAEPLAGYQRPKRMVYCGLYPSDGQEFSDLRDALERLAINDPSFEFEPETSDALGFGFRCGFLGLLHMEIVQQRLESESDIDLVQTAPNVTYEIVDTRGNKREIHKPQDVPDPNDIAEFRQPIVRCNIVVPSECIGTVMKLCQDRRGILRGNEYLSPTRSMISYDIPLAEVIYDLHDKIKSGTRGYGTLDYELIGYEPANLVRMDILVNGNRVDALSIICDRGDADRRGRAVAKKLKSEIERHMFEVAVQAAVGSRVIARETVPAMRKNVTAKCYGGDITRKRKLLQKQKEGKKRMKAIGSVEISQKAFMSVLSSGEEH; this is translated from the coding sequence ATTGAGAATAAGCCACCCGTGGAAATCAGAAACTTTTGTATCATTGCGCACATCGATCACGGCAAAAGCACGCTTGCGGATCGCTTGTTGGAATTCACCGGAACGGTGACGCGTCGCGAAATGAAAGAACAGTTGCTGGACGATCTCGCCCTGGAACGCCAGCGCGGAATTACCATCAAAGCCCGCTCGGTTTCGATGCGGTATATCCATCAAGGCACACCGTACGAGGTGAACTTGATCGATACTCCCGGCCACGTCGACTTCCAATACGAAGTCTCGCGATCGTTGAGCTGTTGTGAAGGGGCGCTGCTGCTGGTCGATGCCTTCCAGGGCGTCGAAGCGCAGACCGTCGCCAATGCGTACAACGCGATGGAGCACGATCTGAAGATCATTCCGGTGATCAACAAGATCGATCTGATGCACGCGCGGGCCGATGAAGTGACCGAAGAGATGGAGAGTTCGTTGGGGATCGATCCCGACGACGTCGTACGGTGCAGCGCCAAAGCTGGAATTGGCATCGAAGAACTGATGACCGCGATCATCGAACGCGTTCCCGCGCCGACCGGCGACGCCAACGCGCCGCTTCAGGCGATGGTCTTCGATTCGAATTACGACGATTTCCGTGGCGCGATCACCTACGTTCGGATGATGAACGGAACGGTCAAGAAAGGGCAGAAGATTAAGTTCCTGCGGGCCGGGTCGGTTCATGAAGTGGTCGAGCTGGGACAGTTCGTTCCGCAACGGAAATCGTGTACGGAATTGACCGCCGGCCAGGTCGGCTACCTGATTTGCAACATCAAATCGCTGGCGGACGTTCATATCGGCGACACCGTCAGCACTCCCGGCAATGACGCCGCCGAACCGTTGGCTGGTTACCAGCGTCCCAAGCGGATGGTTTATTGCGGGTTGTATCCTAGCGATGGCCAAGAATTCAGCGATCTGCGCGACGCATTGGAGCGGTTGGCGATCAACGACCCCAGCTTTGAATTCGAACCGGAGACTAGCGACGCGTTGGGCTTCGGTTTCCGATGCGGATTTCTAGGCTTGTTGCACATGGAAATTGTGCAGCAGCGTTTGGAGAGCGAGTCGGACATCGACCTGGTGCAAACCGCGCCGAATGTGACCTATGAGATCGTCGACACGCGCGGCAACAAACGCGAGATCCATAAGCCACAGGATGTACCCGATCCGAACGACATCGCCGAATTCCGGCAACCGATCGTGCGGTGTAACATCGTCGTGCCGTCGGAGTGTATCGGCACGGTGATGAAGCTGTGCCAAGACCGTCGCGGGATCTTGCGCGGCAACGAATACCTCAGTCCCACGCGGTCGATGATCAGTTATGACATCCCGTTGGCGGAAGTGATCTACGATCTGCACGATAAGATCAAAAGCGGGACCCGCGGGTACGGGACGTTGGATTATGAATTGATCGGTTATGAACCGGCGAACCTGGTCCGAATGGACATCTTGGTCAACGGGAACCGCGTCGACGCGTTAAGCATCATCTGCGATCGGGGCGACGCCGACCGTCGTGGCCGTGCGGTGGCGAAGAAGCTGAAATCGGAGATCGAACGCCATATGTTTGAAGTCGCCGTGCAGGCGGCGGTTGGCAGTCGCGTGATCGCGCGGGAGACCGTTCCGGCGATGCGGAAGAACGTGACCGCCAAATGTTACGGTGGCGATATCACGCGGAAACGCAAGCTGCTGCAAAAGCAGAAGGAAGGTAAGAAGCGGATGAAGGCGATCGGTAGCGTCGAGATCAGCCAAAAAGCCTTCATGAGTGTGCTCAGCAGCGGTGAAGAGCACTGA
- the rph gene encoding ribonuclease PH, which produces MDRPANQIREVSIERHYLKSSPGSVLYRCGETVVLCTASVSKTLPKWREGSGKGWVTAEYNMLPHSTSSRKQRDRGGKVDGRTTEIQRLIGRSLRAVVDHEALGELAVNIDCDVLQADGGTRTASITGGFVALVDAVRSVLPDAEIGQGPIRDYVAAISSGVIDDQIYLDLDYRLDSAADVDMNIVMTGAGRFVELQGTGEEATFDSDQLAQLLAVGKQGIDQLVALQKHSLAQ; this is translated from the coding sequence ATGGATCGCCCCGCAAATCAAATCCGCGAAGTTTCGATCGAACGCCATTATCTGAAGTCTTCCCCAGGAAGCGTTTTGTATCGTTGTGGTGAAACGGTGGTGCTTTGCACCGCGTCGGTCTCGAAGACGCTGCCGAAGTGGCGGGAAGGGTCGGGCAAGGGTTGGGTGACCGCCGAATACAACATGTTGCCGCACAGTACGTCGTCACGAAAGCAACGCGACCGCGGGGGCAAGGTCGACGGTCGGACGACGGAGATCCAACGTTTGATCGGTCGTAGCCTGAGGGCCGTCGTCGATCACGAAGCGTTGGGTGAATTGGCGGTGAATATTGACTGCGATGTTTTACAGGCAGATGGAGGGACCCGAACCGCTTCGATCACCGGCGGTTTCGTCGCTCTGGTCGATGCGGTGCGATCGGTGTTGCCCGACGCAGAAATCGGGCAAGGACCGATCCGCGATTATGTCGCGGCGATCAGTTCGGGAGTGATCGACGATCAAATCTATCTGGACCTCGACTATCGCCTGGATTCCGCGGCGGATGTCGACATGAACATCGTGATGACGGGGGCCGGTCGGTTCGTCGAATTGCAGGGGACGGGCGAAGAAGCGACGTTTGACAGCGATCAATTGGCCCAGTTGCTGGCCGTTGGCAAACAAGGGATCGACCAATTGGTCGCATTGCAAAAGCATTCGCTGGCACAATAG
- a CDS encoding phytoene desaturase family protein: MAKGTEVSQRVVVVGGGLAGLTAACTAAARGHRVILLDKNEWVGGKAALLESGGYRFDMGPTILTLPSVLKRVFDEAGRDLCDYMELVPLDPQWRCFFDGGSVLDLVSDVQQMKRRLDEFTGSPDSGRGYDRFLQLSKQMHEVSERFFFWRSVGSIRDTMDASGAFSPAVLRDVMSLRMGKSVSKVVRQHIPDDRAAQMIDHFTQYVGSSPKASPAVLCGIAHMQTSEGIWYPMGGTRAVVEGLSRLAIELGVEIRVGVDVARILVESRRATGVLTTTGEILPADAVISNCDSVRTYRELLKDCPAARWKLHNPEPACSGVVLYLGLNRRYEQLLHHNFVFSRDPEEEFDYIYRRGELAPEPTCYVCAPAVTEPQVAPEGGEALYVLVHTPYLRPGHDWTAMLPDYRRRIIEKLQETAELDDLESHIQVEHVLTPQDIHNRYRVLNGAIYGLASHGKFTGAFKPANRRKDIRGLYLAGGAAHPGPGMPMVMMSGWIAADSLDQDVQRG, encoded by the coding sequence ATGGCTAAAGGAACCGAAGTTTCCCAACGCGTTGTCGTCGTCGGCGGAGGCCTGGCGGGATTGACCGCCGCATGCACCGCCGCGGCGCGCGGGCACCGCGTGATCTTGTTGGACAAAAATGAATGGGTCGGTGGCAAAGCCGCTTTGCTTGAATCGGGGGGCTACCGATTCGATATGGGCCCAACGATCCTAACCTTGCCATCGGTACTCAAGCGGGTCTTCGACGAAGCGGGCCGCGATCTCTGCGATTACATGGAACTGGTTCCGTTGGATCCGCAGTGGCGTTGCTTCTTTGATGGCGGCAGCGTCTTGGATTTGGTCAGCGATGTCCAACAGATGAAGCGTCGATTGGATGAATTCACCGGTTCGCCCGACAGCGGCCGGGGATACGACCGCTTCCTACAGCTCTCCAAACAAATGCATGAGGTTTCCGAACGCTTTTTCTTCTGGCGCAGCGTCGGTTCGATCCGCGATACGATGGACGCCAGCGGAGCGTTTTCGCCGGCAGTGCTGAGGGATGTGATGAGCTTGCGGATGGGGAAGAGCGTCTCCAAGGTCGTCCGCCAACACATTCCCGACGACCGTGCGGCTCAGATGATCGACCACTTCACCCAGTATGTCGGGTCATCCCCCAAAGCGTCACCGGCCGTTTTATGTGGCATCGCTCACATGCAGACCTCCGAGGGCATCTGGTATCCGATGGGCGGAACCCGCGCGGTCGTCGAAGGGCTTTCGCGATTGGCGATCGAATTGGGGGTCGAGATTCGTGTCGGTGTCGACGTCGCGCGCATCCTCGTCGAATCGCGCCGGGCTACCGGGGTGCTAACGACCACCGGCGAAATCCTTCCCGCCGACGCGGTCATCAGCAATTGCGATTCGGTTCGCACCTATCGCGAGCTGCTGAAAGATTGCCCAGCAGCCCGCTGGAAACTCCACAATCCCGAACCGGCTTGCAGCGGCGTGGTGCTGTATTTGGGGCTGAATCGGCGCTACGAACAACTGCTCCATCACAACTTTGTCTTCTCTCGCGATCCGGAAGAGGAGTTTGATTACATCTACCGCCGGGGCGAACTGGCTCCCGAACCCACCTGTTATGTATGCGCCCCTGCGGTCACCGAACCGCAAGTCGCACCCGAAGGGGGCGAAGCGTTGTACGTCTTGGTTCACACGCCCTACCTGCGTCCGGGACATGATTGGACGGCGATGCTGCCCGATTACCGCCGCCGCATTATCGAAAAATTGCAGGAGACCGCGGAACTGGACGACCTGGAAAGCCACATCCAAGTCGAACACGTCCTGACGCCGCAAGATATCCACAACCGCTACCGAGTGCTCAATGGAGCGATCTACGGACTGGCAAGTCACGGAAAGTTTACCGGCGCGTTTAAACCAGCCAATCGCCGCAAAGACATCCGCGGACTGTACCTGGCCGGCGGCGCAGCCCATCCAGGACCGGGGATGCCGATGGTGATGATGAGCGGCTGGATCGCGGCCGATTCGTTGGACCAAGACGTTCAACGTGGATAA